A single window of Gossypium hirsutum isolate 1008001.06 chromosome A10, Gossypium_hirsutum_v2.1, whole genome shotgun sequence DNA harbors:
- the LOC107915588 gene encoding zinc finger protein ZAT5 gives MCLFPFFPFGYILHPTSLSFASSLSFSPYLFHCFFFFIFGFVLGKIMEAPEEVPMGSKDQTNNIIVKGKRTKRLRPQSPIPFAIASNNSIFNGDNVVNMENNNNNCGEYLSLSSSSDNYQDSTTEEEEDMANCLILLAQGQSREPPLKLLQQPDDHHPHQQHDSGVVYNKFNSRRFMEAASNGDGKAGYYVYECKTCNRTFPSFQALGGHRASHKKPKAAATVDEKIRQFTAGTTTIGLSDEEEGQHQQQQFMKITNNVSSLSLQLSNTNNYNNHNINNRVLYGNNNKDNNNNNNGKPNKVHECSICGSEFTSGQALGGHMRRHRGSIGGGSNSVVAANTALSLKVATPLEQPQQPKKPKNVLSLDLDLNLPAPDDVDHREPKFSFASKQQQQQEQQQQQQQQQQQQQQSALVFSAPTLVDCHY, from the coding sequence ATGtgtctttttcctttctttccttttggtTATATATTGCACCCCACTTCCCTCTCCTTTGCTTCCTCTCTATCTTTCTCCCCCTATttgtttcattgtttttttttttttatatttgggtttGTGTTGGGGAAGATAATGGAAGCACCTGAGGAAGTCCCAATGGGGTCTAAAGACCAAACCAACAACATCATCGTTAAAGGTAAGCGAACCAAGCGTTTAAGGCCTCAATCTCCTATCCCTTTTGCCATTGCTTCAAACAATTCTATTTTCAATGGCGATAATGTTGTGAACATGgagaacaacaacaacaattgTGGTGAATATTTGTCACTTTCTTCTTCCTCCGATAATTACCAAGATAGCACCACCGAGGAAGAAGAAGACATGGCTAATTGTTTGATCCTATTGGCTCAAGGCCAATCTAGGGAGCCGCCCCTCAAGTTATTACAACAACCCGACGATCATCATCCGCATCAACAACATGATTCCGGGgttgtttacaacaaattcaacAGCAGAAGGTTCATGGAAGCCGCTTCCAACGGGGACGGTAAGGCTGGGTACTACGTTTACGAGTGCAAAACGTGCAACCGGACGTTCCCTTCGTTCCAAGCCCTGGGCGGTCATCGTGCCAGTCATAAGAAACCAAAAGCGGCAGCAACGGTTGACGAGAAAATACGACAATTCACGGCGGGAACGACGACGATAGGATTATCGGATGAAGAAGAAGGGCAACACCAACAACAACAATTCATGAAGATCACTAACAACGTTTCATCTCTTTCCCTTCAATTGAGCAACACCAACAACTACAACAATCATAACATTAACAATAGGGTTTTGTATGGGAATAACAACAaagacaacaacaacaataataatggtAAGCCTAATAAGGTCCATGAATGCTCCATTTGTGGGTCGGAGTTTACATCGGGACAAGCCTTGGGAGGACATATGAGAAGGCATAGAGGGTCCATAGGAGGTGGTAGTAATAGTGTTGTTGCTGCTAACACTGCGTTGTCGTTGAAAGTGGCAACGCCATTGGAACAACCTCAGCAACCTAAGAAACCGAAGAACGTTTTGTCTTTGGACTTGGATCTCAATCTTCCGGCCCCCGATGATGTCGACCATCGGGAACCGAAATTCTCCTTTGCTTCCAAGCAACAACAGCAGCAGGagcagcagcagcaacaacaacagcaacagcagcagcaacaacaatCAGCTCTTGTCTTCTCCGCCCCCACTTTGGTGGATTGTCATTACTAA